Within the Channa argus isolate prfri chromosome 12, Channa argus male v1.0, whole genome shotgun sequence genome, the region ATTCTTAATAAGTAACTTCAAACTTCTTTCAGGCCTTATTGCATCAATGTGTAGCTTTTATAATCATGTAAAGAGGcgggatgtaaaaaaaaaaaattgtttccaACAACAGTTTGACCAAACTATTTCGTAACATCTCTCATAACACAGCAACGTGAGAGCCCACTGAGTGACTGACCacaaataatgataatataattGCAGCCAGTAGAATTTTTCTATTCTAAcctgtttttcatctgtttccCTCCTAAAGccaaagtgcacacacacacacacacacacacacacacacacacacacacacacacacacacacacacacacacacacacacacacacacacagtagaaagTCTTACTTATCAACTCCTCTATCTGTTACTATTAGAGGTTTTGGACATTGCCAGTGACACATATGACAGAATTCAATGCATGGGGTTATTACTTAGGCATCAAACTAACAACCTTTCATAATAGAGTTCAGGGTTCCCTTAGAGGCTTAGTACTGCGAAAACCACacaagaacaacaaaacactgtcaGTCTGAAGCAAATATCTGCTCAACTGAAGACCAATTTAGTCCAAAACAAATCTCAGTTTGGCTTTACTTAGCGTAAAATGACAATGTTACTAATATGGCGAAGTTCATAGGAGTTTCAGAGTTCAGATGAGGGGCTGCACCCCCTGCCAAGTAATTCAAATCTATTTGTGGTAAAGATGTAACGCAACACTGCCATTATTACTAACAAAGTGTTCACCGATGTTGCCTAATCTCTCTCCATTCTATGGACTATTTCCATGACTGGCTGAATTTTGAATGAGAATTTCGGAGTTTGACCACATGCAGTATAAGAGGCTCAACTTTAAACCAACACTTCGACCACAGAGTACTTGGAGCAAGTTGCCATTTAGCCCTTACATCCAAGTGTGGCCACTTGAGGCCTTTCTTGTGCTGGTTTAAGAAACTAAGATAGTTTTCAGTCTGCGGTGGTCATTTCAGTTCAGCCCCAAACCATAGTCTTGATTTCAGGGAGATGCAAAGATTGTCTTTTACTCTAAAATTGTTTAGTTTCAGTTCTAGGACATAGGCACTGATTTAGCTGCTGTTGAAAAGTGGTTCTGAGGCCAACGTGTTTATATCATAACTTGAAATAATGTTGCTTGAATACAGGATTTATCAGTGTTTTAGTTGCATACcatacttttctttctttatcttcAGCCAACGCCTCTGAATATATTTCAAACACAAGTGGcagtaaaaaatacttttttttaactcactCTTTCAGTCCATATTTCACTCTGTCTCACCTGATACCAGACTCCTACTAAGAGTTAACCTGCAAAGCCCTAACTCCTTCATAAACCTTTTTAAACGCAGTGTGTCTTTTATCAGTAGTGAAAACAGAATGagcaggaggtgtgtgtgtggaaattttatgttcatggttgtggaagtgagattttttttttaatagagcaCCCTTACCTCTGTAGGTGTGTAGCTTCTTGCGGTGTATCCCTGGTGCAGGGGTGGCAGGTTTTCCAGAGGCTGGAAAGCAGCTTTGACTGGATAAAAAGCTGATTGTGGGACATGATTCGGGATTTGGCTATGAGGGAATACCTGTGGCTTAGGCTGGTAGTTGTGGAGGTTGTCCTGTTGTTGGAAGTCTTGATGTTTCTCTTTGGTGCCAAAATTACCGTAAAACTCTGGATGTGAGTTGGGCTGATTAtcttcttccttcttcttctctctttctctctgaggcTCGTGCTCTCTTTCATTTTTGAGTTGTTCATTGTCTCTGGCCctctccatctctttttctctctccaacaCAAGGTTCCTCTCTCGTTCCATTTCCCACTGTCTAACCCTCTCTTTTTGTTCCTTCTCTCGCTGAATCTCTCTCAACCTTACCCTCTCAATTTGTAATTCTCCCTCTTGTCTCTCCTCCTGCTGCCTCTGGCTTTCTCTAAAGCTTTCCTCCCTTTCTTCCCTCTCCCTTGCTTGttccctctccttttttctctgcatCTCTCTGCTTGTACTCACAGACTGCCTCCTGGTCTCCATAGTGTTTGAAAGCAGGGAAACATCCTGCTTAGCCCCCCCCTGATAGGAGTATCTCCTTTGTGTCGAATGCACACTGAGCTCCTCTCCCTGTTGCCCAGGATGGTTGGATCGCTTCTTCTGCCTGTGACTTGATAGATCCAAGGTATTTGACCCGGACATCCCTCTGCTTGTCTGCTCGAAAAACTTCATTCTATCAGCAAATGGAAGGATATCTGACTCCTCTATCCGAGAACAGGAAGAGGATCGACTGTAAGAGGAGGTAAATGAGGAGGCAGAGGCACAAACGCCATGCCGTGACCCTACGACACCTAACACCCTCTCACCACACCGTCGGTCTGAGCCTGGTTCAGGTTGGAGTTTATGTTCAGGAGTCCAGCGCCAGCGACGAGCTTTGCCAGCAGGGGCTGGCTCCTCAACCACTCGTATACCAACACCAAAACTGGGCACATCTGAGCCCAAAATCTGAACAGAACCAGACGGATTATTGTTTACAGTTTGAGTTGTTGTCTGAGAGTGAGTCTGCAAGATATGATGATTTGATTCATTGGAGGTGTCTGATTTCTCGACAGGTGCTGGGGTTTTGACATCTTGGGTATGTGCAGATGAGGCAAATGCAACCTTGGTACTGCTTTCCTGGAAAGATTGGTCTAGGTTTGTCCCCTCCTCATGAAAGTCTtgaccctcctcctcctgcactgTCTCGCCACTACAGAGCAACCCCCCTGGTCCACGGCTGCTCTGAAGTTGGGCCTTTTTCCTCTGGATCTCATTGCGGAGGTTGGTAGCAAATCGTTCACTGCGACGACGGTTCCGTCTGTGGTTTCTGGACGAGTTTGGTTTCTTTATAAATGACTCTGCTTCTacatcctcctctttttttcctcttcctctgtccaCTTCTTTCTGTTCCTCCAGTAAGGTGTCCATACTGGAAGCAGCACTAAGAGGTTCAAAGTCCCTTTCGAATACCTGGTCAGATCCTGCTCTTCCGTGGTTTGATGATCCATTGGGGTCACCGGGTACGCTCACGGAACGGCCCCATTGGAGTTGATGCTGAACTGGTAAGAAAGACTCACCATTTACACCCATCCTTTCAAGCCTTTCTCTTGAATCTACATCATCACAATCCCCTTCTAAGAATGTAGAACCTGGAGTTGAGCAACGGCTCCCTCCCCATTTGTTTGATGAAGGACGGAGGTTGTCATGAGTAGTTTCTTGGTCATCCCTTGCTAGTTGGAGTGATGAATGGGGCCACTGGCTGCTATCATGGGACAAGGAGGAATCAGAAGGTTTGGACAGATTATAAGGCTCCACTGAAGTGCTGTTACTGTCAAACTCTAATAACTGAAGCTGTGTAGCAAGGAGCTTCTCAGGAGCACTGTGCCTATGCAGTGTTATAGAGGAGTTCCTGGTCTTGAAGTGCGTATGAGACTGCTCTTGATCGTCCATGGATTTTGCATCATCCACGGAAGTCATTGCAGATAAAGACGGAGAACAACAGGTGGTGATATGGACTAAATCCGTCCCTAGGTCAGACTGGTGATCTGAGATGGTCTCCgaaatattatcattattagcACCAGTGTCACATTTTATGTGTCTAATGTCTTTAGTCTGTGTTTGCATATGCTGCACATCTAAGGTATCCTCTTTGAAACTCCCAGTTCTAATATCGTCTTCAGATTCAGGAAAGCCGTTTAGAATTCCTGTTTCATCATTCTGAGAGGACTTGGTGTCATCATAGTAAGAAGAAACTCTGGACAATTCAATAGGAGCAGAAGCGCAACGTTTGTTGGCAGCATTAGAGCGACCCCGGGTCACCCTAAAACTGTCCTTCCTGGTTGGAGGCTGAGGAGGGTTCATATTTCTATCTGGTCCTCCATCTCCATTTCTTATGACTTCAAAGTCTCCTACCCTCTGCTCTTTTTCATAACAGCAGGAGGAAGGCCTCTCTTTTCCCTCAACTAGTTTTGGTTTTGGCCTGGTCAGTGACTTGGATTTGTGTACAGTGGCTTGCGCCTCATCCAGGGTTTCACCTGAAGAACATCCTAGAGTTGCAGTGTCACCACCGGCGTATCCTCGACAAGCTGGACCTAGGCTCTGGAGGAAGTTATCCATGGAGAAAGATTCACCAGGTCTTAGTGGCACTGTTGCGTAGTCAGATGTGTTTGAGCTGGCGGAGAAAGAGCTATAGGCAGAGTCTCTTTTGTTGTTGAAGAGAGTGGGGTCTACGGGTGAATTATGGGAGTCAGAGTAACGCTGTGTAGTGGGTGTCGCTGTGTCCAAGCTCTCCATTGAGCCCAGGGAACTGCTTCGGTCAGTGGAGGAGTAAGGTCTGTGCAGTTGTCCCCACTGCATGGACAAGTCACTACAGAGAGACGGAGACATAAAAGATAGTTCTGAATGTTTCAAAGGCAGGCGGCAAGTATGCTATTCGTTCTTAaggcaaaataaacaaactgattTTATAACTGATATGAAAAATCATAACTATTGTGACCACTGGGTTTAAAACAGATCACAAAAGTCACAGATTGGATTGCTAtagaaaaaacatacacaaatatatttaagtAAGTATGCTATTTTatcaaagcaaaataataaaataataaagtccTGTGAGCTAAATTCATGTGGTTTCTTTTTaagcactttgtcatttttcaatTGACAGAACTGTTAACACTTTTGGAAATGACATATGTCCAATGTTGTGTTCCAGTTTCAAGTGGCAAGCTGCTGTTGTACCCCAGAGACATGAGCAGTATATTCTTCTGGAATACAACGTTTGAACTGTACAGCTGGGAAATCTGTTTTCTATCAGTTCTGAGCTACATATTCACAGCAACTccatatgtttttaaaaaccctTGGAGGGAACCTCTTTAGGCGGCGAGGGATTTCCTCCTCATCAACTCCCACTGGCTGGAGTCAAAATCTCAAGCCATCGCTTGATTCCTTTGATCCTCATTCATCCTCCTCTTTCATTAAGTTGTACCTCTAGTACATTCCCCATAGCCCCAACTTTACATCTAATGGAGATGTAACCCTAAAACTGCATTTAGCAAAGCACTTAAATCCTACTCACTGACAGATTGCTTTATAGGTTTGTTAGTGTTAAATTAATTACATGGTTCAAATTTTGCTCCCTAATAACAAGCAAGTGAAATGGATGAGGTAAATCTATAAAACCAATCATCAAATCAATCACAAGTTTACTTTAGAGAGCTTTACCGTTtgcataacatactgtatgaaatgCTTTTGTAGCACTTTGGCCTTTGATTCAGAAAAGAACTAactgtttaaaatcatttaacagTCGGATGAACAGAGTCGCAGTAAATGTCATGCATATTCCAAACTGTGGTCACTGAATTGGCTAAACTACATACatgcaacaacaacatttgGGCTTGAAATCTCTTGTGTGCACAAAAAGTAAGTAGCAGAGGTTAGGtaatggaaacaaaataaaaatacacatattgGCTATCTATGTGTCAGGGGTAGGGAAACCCAATGTCCTTGTGCTTGTTTTAAATTCAACTCATAGACGCCCAAAAAAAATTTGCAGACATTTTACTGAGGTATGTCTTTTTCTTATAAAGAAGATAGAGTGTTCACTCAAGCTCTTTTTGTATCTTTAGTGCCTTACAGTATTAGAACAAAAGAGAATCTTGtcaaggagagagaggaagggttACAGATGAGATACATTTCTAAAGGGCTTTGATCTCAGACTAACATGAGGAAACAACCAGCAGACTATCTCCAGGCTGATTCTCTGGTATTTATGGCACAATTCATGCAAAGacctaaaaaaacaatggaTTTTACTAGGCTATATTATCAAAGTTCACTCTTATCAAAAAACTTTGTTCTAAAGCAGTCAAATGTCCACGTAGTCTGCCGAATGTGTGAAGGTCATTAGTCGTTTCATGTTCCAAAGGATCatattcattacatttatttaaggagGATGCCACAGTTTTGTATGTTtaaacaatttataacaaatagTGGCTAAAACATGTTTGATACTAATCATCTCCTATGGTTCCGCACGCACATGATCAAAAGACCACAATGTGGAACCTTAAGCTAGTGGTAGTAGGAGAAaatttggtgtttttctttgtggtaaCTTTGTGGTGACTTTAATGGGTACAGTGTTCATTTATGTTTGAAAACTGAGAGAAGCACTGGAATGGGTTGAAGACActacacatttcaaaacaaaggaaTATTCAAAGTTTCCCACTAACTAGTGGGAAAAAAGCTTCATTATCTGCATGAGAAAATCCTCATTTACGGAAGCAGGCTATGAATGAGAAAGGAGGCCTTGCTGTATAGATTTGACCTGGAtgacagagggaggaagagaggaaatgagaCGGGAGCTGGAGAGGAAATGATAGTCGCTCCTGGCCAATCAGATGCCAATGTGGAACATGTGCAAGTGAGGGTTGACACAAagaaatgcacatacacaacacTCACACAATGTCCGAAATGTGCTTCAATTTTCTGTCTATAAATGTActaaaaaacactgtttattcAGTGTTTGCTACTTTGTCAATGAGCTAAACTTGGAAAGTTGTTTATTTGgtgtttaaatgctttaatattCTTTGTCTTatgtaaaaaaatgcacacTTGTGTAGTGTAAATTGACGATTCACACAGATGCAAGCTGTACAAAATGTCCCTTTGGTTCACCAAACACAGTTTACTGAAtgtcttcctctctttgtcCACATGTTCTGAGAGTCACATGCCATTGTTGAGAGTTACGACAGGAGCTGCCTCCTCATCagatggtttgtgtgtgtgtgtttgtgtgagaacAGGCAGAAGCTGTGGAAATAagagacacacatatacatggaCGTGacaccccaacacacacacacacacacacacacacacacacacacacacacacacacacacacacacacacacacacacacagctatctAATGTATGTGTGACTATTAAATCTAATAGTGGCACATAATATCACTGATTCTTATCAAAAGATAAACAATAGAAGCCCCTGACGTACTATGAGGCTGACAAACAAAGGCATAAAGGCTATTTTTATTGTGAGTCAATATACAGACTGTGGTAACTTCCTCTTTCCCTTTGAGGGAATATAGTTTAGCTTTGTGAGATCATACTCTAATACAAAGACTACTGAGCTTACATGCCTTCTTCTTATTTGACCTAACTGGACAAATCATTCTTTTGTCCCATCTGCACTACAATGATTTATAAAGACTTGAAATTGAAATAAAGAAGAAACCATTACTTAAATATTTCGGACAAAACGCACTATAAGTCTCCTTTTGTGATTGCTAAGTGTGCTTAGCATTAATACTTCAAAGCATAACTCATCTAAACTCCTTTATAGGCTGAATATTACAGCCTCATTTGATTGGTCAATGACTACTAGCTCATGGTGGCTAATGCTAAGTAACGGCAAAAAGATACCTCTACTTAACAAACTTCCCTTTGCAGTTTGTTATTGTTACGTTATGTTTTAGCATAATATACTATGATGTTCCGCAGAACTAAACATAATCAATgatcaaatgaaatgaatcaaatgaatTATTTTGCCATTGAATTTAGAAATGTCCACCTGGCCCTTAAAGACAGGGATACAACAGGTCACCAGGGGCGATCTGACTGGGTAtcactttgaaatgtttaaatggaaCCCAAAAATAGACCAATGGCCTTCCTGCGTGTCCTATGTTGACACAAGAACTCAATGATGTCACTTGTTTCCTGGCGATTGTTAGTTTTGGAAGACCAAAATCCCCAGCATCGAATTGGAGCCGGTGTCCTATGGAGTCATAGGCTCCGGGGAATTCAAACTTGTATGACACACTCTAGCAAGGTCGTTGTAAGAATGGAACAACTTTTTTAGCTGGAATTAGTCAAAAGTTCCACAAGTGTATTTCTAGCTATGACTTAATAATACTACTGAAAAAATTTAAGATTTGATTTCATATCACGTGTTCAGTacagttttagtgtttttaataatgattcatattatttataaagcactttacatttgtttgcaagtactacacaagcagattgaaagcaaccccaaaaaaacaaaccctgttCCCATTGCTTCAAAATTTAAGAAATGGCTAATACAGATTACCAAAGCAGGAACGTCTATTAACTGGATGATATAAActctaaataaagttaaaatggcCTGCTAATTCAACAGAAGCAAACTAAAGTGTCTGGTATTAGACCAGATTTGATTAAATTTGATTAGATTAGTCTTTATTCTCACTGTTCAAAGTATCGGTAAGTCAATGAAATGCAGAGGAATCGGAATGATGCTTTCTCACCTGTTGTCAGTTGTGTGCCAGGGTAGTGTGTAGGGGCTGGGGTGGAGCTGCATGGCagatggaggtggaggtggaggaaaagGAGGGGCGTCTGAAGggggaggagatggaggaggaggagggggaggaaggggCAGCTCCGATAGCTTTGCCAGGTGCCAAGAGTGGGGCCTTATGAGAGGAATGCTGCGTCTGCCGAGGCGAGAGAGAGACACGCAGGTGAGATTCAGTAACAGTAGAAAATCAGCACTGAGAGTATTTACATGGCCGTGAGTACCCAGAGTCGGTTTCACTCCGGGGATATGTTGTGAATATCTGAGAATTCAGGTTTGCACATTGTCCGGAGTAACCTTTCACTGTCCTCGTGTGTAAATCAGCTGGATTTCTGTGCACGATCAGCCtccacaggaggcacaacatggtAGAAAACCTAAGCTGTGggtttttgtttacagcacatcggagctgtgcatctaataaaaaaagttcTATCACTCGACTACAATGGCAGTTGCGTGATGCTAACTCACTCGCTTTTTATTCCTCCCGACGATTCTGGACAAAGCAGCGTGCTACATACGTGAGCTCACACATATATTAAGGACGTTGTACTAGGGAGCTTGACGGATAAACTCCGGATATactcagacatttgtgttcacacatacaccctctCCTGacagtcaggataatgtcagaattccagggcatgtctgaaaggggatcaggttacagttggctttctgGGGAAAGCTGGGTTCCGAATTTGGGATGGGGAAACTGAAAACATGATTTCTGCCGGAGAAAGtcgatttctttgccatgtctttgcgtaaccaggtttctaattgtcTTTATCCAACTGCGCATCTGGGTAACAAATGGCCACAGacaagcagctgagtgaaagaaagaataaatggagagatcattaatgggACGATGTTGccttgtagaagtctaaataagccTCTTTTGCATGTggattttttcatttcagacaaTTCCCATTGTGGATCAGCTGCGTGTGTCTCCTCCCTTTTGCCCCCTTCCTTTGCCCCTGTTACTCTGCTGTGACATgaactggacacacacacaaacacacacacacacacacacagacaaaagtaaaagtcagaaagcagtgttttctgtaaccaggtttcttaagtgcatgtaaacacagtcattgTGAATACTGTGCTGCTCAAACATGCAATTAGGGAGGATATGTACATAACTAATAAACCATTTTTCCTGttgcatatatacagtatactgacTATATGCAACAGATAAATGAAACAATCAGTTGATGGTTATTGTAATTTcctttaaaagatttttattttgccaccttttctatttttaatacaatttagGTTCATATCCAGTTCTAAGCACCATGAAGTTTTCTGGAAGCTAAATATGACAAGATGGCTAAGAGAACATACATACAACATTGGTCATCACAGCTTTAGGTGTCCTGCAAGATCAGGGTTCACATAAAACTTAGGTTTACAGCTGTCATACCTTGCCAACCCAAATGTGCAATTGGCTTCCTAAAGTTATTTGGACTTCGATGGGGCTGCCATTAAAAACTCAtctaacatttacagtaatctTCAGTCTAATCGAAGTCAGACATTCCAGAGCATCCCAAGATATTCACTAATTCTCTTAAACAGACTTCCAATTCCACATGCTAGCCAGATTTAACTCAACCCCCCACcgacagtgagtgtgtgtgtgtgtgtgtgtgtgtgtgtgtgtgggtgtgtgtgtgggagagagacagacagatgagaCCAAGAGTATTTAACAGACAAAACGGACAAAAAggacagaaggagaagaaaaaacagtccgaaataaatgtaacattctTGGAGTATGAATGGACCTCTATGTGGGTGATCATATCTTTAGACACATGGTTGGGAACACTGCTGCTGGCTGAATTTAACTTagtacaaaacataaaaaccaccATAGCTTTTGACTTGAGACTTTGACTGCTCTCTATCTACAAGCTTCATTTCGGCTGACTCGTCTCTGGTCTGACTCAAGTTGATCTGGATTGTTTCTTGTTGAAACCTATAAAGAACTGTATTAGGCATGAAACTGAGACTAAACTGAGACTTTACTTGAACTAGTGTTTAGTGACTTGAGATGTGCCAAGACTAAAGCATGACTTGGACCTGTCTCAGATTTGATTTATCAAGAAACAAAATTTATTTATACTTATTTAAGTTGACTCTAGGCTTGACATGAACTAGTTGAATTAAAAGCTACTAAGACTTGCCCTATGTGTCATGCTTTCTTTACTGTTTCTCAACTGTACGTGAACTTGTTTTGCATGAATTGAGACTTCGCAAGACTCATATTTAATGGCTTTTTAAGAATGCAGAGTAAAAAGCAACGTGGAATTATGCCAGTCAACGGCATACAGCACTGCCATCCGACCCGGCACATGTTAAGGGGGTAGAACCCCGGTTCCTCTGGTGGTAACACACATAGGGGAAATAAGTTCCGAAAAAGGTTTCTTTTCCcaagaaacatttcttctgatGGAAACATGGGAAACTTGTCCTGACTTACTACCGATTTGATACCACTGGTAATTGAATACAGACTTAACATGCAtctcaaaattttaaaataaaaaaataaaaaaaggctctgaaaacagagaacaaaatTAAGAGCTGAATGGACACGAAGAACGCCAAAGTTTTCATTCCCACCAACACCATGAAATGAGAACTTTTAAGCTGCTCACactgaaagtacaaaaatataaattgagGTTACTGTGGGTTTTTTGGACCTTAATTCAAAAGGTACAACCTCTGGAGCAGAATGCAGATCCTGACACAGTTAGGAAAGAAAAGGGCCATTTCTGAGTATTATTGTTTATGATaaagcaggagcaggaggaacatttccaaaaaaaacacTCTTGTTTCCTAGTTCTGGCTCCTTCATAGGGAATTCTATCTGAGCCCACTGATTGTTCAACTCCACTGACAATGTCCTAAATTATCCTCTGAGAAAGTTTATGTAGAGCGTGTGTATGTGCGTCTATGCTTGTACATATATGTGCGCGTGCATGAAGAAGTGTGGGAACTATCCAAACTCAACCAGACAAAATACCATTATCGAGCCTACCACAAACATTAACAGAACCCCCTCACCCCCCTCGCTACCACCTCCTTGTTTTCTCCAAGTTTGGTTTTCAGAGATTGATGACtgtgaaaatcaaaacaaacactttgaCACTAAAGTTCGATGGGAGacagaatgtaaaataaagtagGGAAAACAACCTGATGACAACCTAAAAATGGAATATAAAAAGCTTATGTACCTTTCATTAATCATAGTCCAAGTTGTTTATTTCAGTGCTCGACTGAGGTTAGTGATCAGTTATCAAATATGGGATTCAAGAATAGAACTGGCTCCTCTACATGAGACCAAAGGTGCAataatagaaggcagtgaaatCCTCATACGTCAGAGggaaaaacatcaacattttgtctctgaagatgcatttttgttttgcaatttcACAAATTACTGTTGTCATTTAACTTGCATGgctaataattttttttgaaaagtttgatgagataaaaaaacagtgaaagagaaaatgctGGAAGTTGAAAAGTGAGATTCCTTATATTGGAATATATTGTAATGACAACtatgaaaaactgtttaaatattgtttatgtaGAAGCCCATCTAGATCTTTAGCTGAAAACTATTTACATTGCTGCTTAacagttatattactttgtTTTGTCAACAACTAAAGAACCCAAGGTTATATAATTTTCAAAACAACTTAGTTTCTTTTATTCAAAACCATTTTAACCAGCAAATGGCCATTAACATTCTTGGCAAGGTGTTTAAAGCATTTCTACTTATtagtcttgtgtgtgtttggagaacTATTCAATATTAAGGATGTTGTCTAAGAAGACACAGTGCCCAAGCTGTAAGAGAGAATTTCAATTTTGTGTGTTATattctacttaaaaaaaaatctttcttggACAGCTAAAGCTGTTAAATGGGCTTTTGTCAGGCCCACAGTTTGTCAGGCCAACATCCATGGAGGCTCCGTAAAGTCTGTGTCTCTTTCATTTATAGAACTTAGGAAACACAGAGCACTGCCTAAAACACTGATTTTGCCCAGAGTGACTAAAGCAGCACCCAAGGCCACCATCAGCTGtacaagtttaaaataatatcatccaaagaaccccccccccactcccttTCCTGTTACAGACACTCTAACCTAGTTGGCTACCTGTCCGAACAAACAGACAGCGAGGGATAACATGAAATATGTCTTTTGGCTTAAGAGAGATAACAGTGTGTCCTTGACATGGAAACTAAGCTAATGAGTAAATAACCACTGCTGTGTTGTTCTTACGACTGCAACAACCCGGGAAATTTAATTAGACCGCAAAAACAAGCCCCGtcctcagtgtgttttttagtcatcttaaacttaaaaatgactttttataGAGAAAGTAGAGAAATAATTAATTCTAAACATGATAATTATTTTGTAAGGAATGGACATGGCCTGCACAACATGTGAAATTAACGCACAGAAGACAGTGTCAAACAAGGGGAACATAAAAGACAATCactaacaacaaaacagaaactgatGAAACTCAACAGCAACTCAACTCAACAACAGTCAAAGGAAGAGAAATAATGAATTCCTCCGCTTGCAGTTCTGAATGCTCCTCTATGAAAGGATCGTGTGGAATGTCCCACTTTATGGTCAGAAACTTAAACAGCTGACTGATATTGCAAAGGTCAACACAATTAATCTGAGTCACACACAGTCTCAATACAGTGCACAAAGAATACCGGACAACAGCCAGACAATTACATTTAGACTCGATACAGTGTCGGgcattaaagaaataaaaaataaaactggtttGTGGTTTGTGCATCAGGTTGTGTATAATGTAAGTATGCAGTGTAAACTAATATAAAaggactaaagaaaaaaaaaggttttacattAATAATCCTGCAGGACATTTACAGATAGGGTGCCTGAACAACAATCCAACACC harbors:
- the shroom4 gene encoding protein Shroom4 isoform X2 produces the protein METVEQLVSFHHIQVQLRGGAPWGFTLKGGLEHGEPLIISKIVDGGKAAQCKNLKVGDELININGSPLYGSRQEALILIKGSYRILKLTVRRRSIPLIRPHSWHLAKLSELPLPPPPPPPSPPPSDAPPFPPPPPPSAMQLHPSPYTLPWHTTDNSDLSMQWGQLHRPYSSTDRSSSLGSMESLDTATPTTQRYSDSHNSPVDPTLFNNKRDSAYSSFSASSNTSDYATVPLRPGESFSMDNFLQSLGPACRGYAGGDTATLGCSSGETLDEAQATVHKSKSLTRPKPKLVEGKERPSSCCYEKEQRVGDFEVIRNGDGGPDRNMNPPQPPTRKDSFRVTRGRSNAANKRCASAPIELSRVSSYYDDTKSSQNDETGILNGFPESEDDIRTGSFKEDTLDVQHMQTQTKDIRHIKCDTGANNDNISETISDHQSDLGTDLVHITTCCSPSLSAMTSVDDAKSMDDQEQSHTHFKTRNSSITLHRHSAPEKLLATQLQLLEFDSNSTSVEPYNLSKPSDSSLSHDSSQWPHSSLQLARDDQETTHDNLRPSSNKWGGSRCSTPGSTFLEGDCDDVDSRERLERMGVNGESFLPVQHQLQWGRSVSVPGDPNGSSNHGRAGSDQVFERDFEPLSAASSMDTLLEEQKEVDRGRGKKEEDVEAESFIKKPNSSRNHRRNRRRSERFATNLRNEIQRKKAQLQSSRGPGGLLCSGETVQEEEGQDFHEEGTNLDQSFQESSTKVAFASSAHTQDVKTPAPVEKSDTSNESNHHILQTHSQTTTQTVNNNPSGSVQILGSDVPSFGVGIRVVEEPAPAGKARRWRWTPEHKLQPEPGSDRRCGERVLGVVGSRHGVCASASSFTSSYSRSSSCSRIEESDILPFADRMKFFEQTSRGMSGSNTLDLSSHRQKKRSNHPGQQGEELSVHSTQRRYSYQGGAKQDVSLLSNTMETRRQSVSTSREMQRKKEREQAREREEREESFRESQRQQEERQEGELQIERVRLREIQREKEQKERVRQWEMERERNLVLEREKEMERARDNEQLKNEREHEPQREREKKKEEDNQPNSHPEFYGNFGTKEKHQDFQQQDNLHNYQPKPQVFPHSQIPNHVPQSAFYPVKAAFQPLENLPPLHQGYTARSYTPTETYPTRQQDTTKLNRKYSLTERDYPSWRQESRPPESISQFQHHPHQGRWGPRQVDNSSNDQNGYSFAAPLVVRGRAMSENDLRFNSSHRWSPSISVATSQTLSEVEESGSCVRGGEPASTARQNKKRMPPPPRPPPPKWEHFHRRRASHHTLFPTSSPSAASHSVPPPQGHYMTHSSFIPPSETSRQRSYSLPPERQEVLEGCPRCSCNQTQTQERTFTHGPPAQNQLQLQDYHSFSNALSGMNQPQLQGHHSFSHTPSSQNQPHLQENHPFSQTLFNQNQAQCQEQPFTAAPPSPMFSRRAFRPVAPPQREVEGHIGGMFGSQQDRVELLSLPLSTPAADSSVDSLSEPDVSPSPDQNRNTVRHHTQQIVRPGAEWERAPSPRVHTKTALPPAAENGVVGGVSHPESYFAIDCEQEQQQLCRNSFQSLEQRKIHEPGTESETTLSPSPAHSLEADLDIPMETDIDDFQEEDLPTMDEPITSELPCFALPVTVLETDVDTLPDSEGSSSGRVRTETSSVEEELEMGESSREGPSLEELFPQSSEGESSSESWRGAYQTMEPNTDSLDRRSGASSSCSSYYSTSAAKAQLLSQMKDYNDNREKDDDDELTYKKQLMESLRKKLGVLREAQRGLQEDIRANAQLGEEVESMVVSVCKPNEVDKFRMFIGDLDKVVSLLLSLSGRLLRVEATLDTLDPETEHDERLPLQEKKHQLMRQLSEAQDLKDHVDRREQAVSRVLARCLSPEQHRDYSHFVKMKAALLVEQRQLEDKIRLGEEQLRGLRESLGLGLGMGMGMSMGYGQF